Genomic segment of Burkholderia pyrrocinia:
ATGTAGCTGTTGCGAACCTGCCCGAAATTCTGGCGGCGCGCTTCGGCTTGGTCGATCGTCACGACCACCGAGATTTCCTCGACGTCGGCCGCGAGCTTCGTCACGTCGATGAAGATCACCTCGTCGTCACCGTCGCCGCTGCCCGTACGGTTGTCGCCGCTATGCACGACGCCCATGCACTTCGACGCCGGCATCCCGCGCTTCGGGAAATCGTCGCCCGGCTGGATGAAGGTTTCCTTGCGGTCCATCGTACGCACTTCGCTGTTGTAGAACACGAAGTGCTGATCGGAGATCAGCTTCGGATTGGTCTGCGCATCGTACTTGCACAGGAACACCGACACGTCGAGATCGAAATCCGTGCCCGTGTCCGTCGCGTTCGCGTCCCAACCGAGACCGATGCGGAATTTCTGCGTGCCGGGCGCTTCCTTCGACAGGTTGACGCGACCGCCTTTCGACAAATTGATCATCTGAACCTCTTCTGCTGGAACCGCCGTTGCGCCGGCGGCAATGCCGGGCCGCACGGTGCGGCCCCTCGTTGATGGTTTCCGTGCCACGCGTGACGCGCGGTTATTCGCCCGCCACCGCAGTCCGGTCTTCCTTGCGCTGAACGACGATCGACGACCACACGGCCGCGGCGATCATCGCCGCGCCGATCAGGCCCGTGACGACTTCGGGCACATCGAACTTCACGCCGAGGAACATGATCGTTGCGAGCGCACCAATCGCCCAGAACGCGCCGTGTTCGAGATAACGGTACTGCGCGAGCGTGCCCTTCTTCAGCAGCACGAGCGTCATCTCCCGGATGTAGGCCGCGCCGACGCCGAGGCCAAGCGCGATCAGGAAGATGTTGTTCGACAGCGCGAACGCACCGATCACGCCGTCGAAGCTGAACGACGAATCGAGCACTTCGAGATACATGAACCCCGCGACGCCTTCGCGCACCACGCGCGTGCCCGTCTCCTCGCCGCCGACCAGGTCGCCCACGCCGTGCGCGATCACGAAACCGATCACGCCGAATGCGCCTGCGAGCAGGAAGCTGACCTGCTCGGCCGCCGGCACATGGAACGACGCGACGATCACGATCGCGAGCGTCAGCGCCACCTCCAGCGCCGTGATGCGGCCGAGATGGCGCATCGGGCCTTCGAGGAAGCCGATCCAGTGCTCGTCCTTCTCGGTGTCGAGCATGAACTTGAAGAACACCATCAGCAGGAACGCGCCGCCGAACGCCGACACCTCGTGATGCGCGGACGTCAGCACCGCCGCGTACTTCTCCGGCGATTCGACCGCGAGCGTCAGCGCGTCCCACAGGCCGATGTGGCCGATCACCGCGACGATCAGCAGCGGGAACACGAGCCGCATGCCGAACACGGCAACCGGCAGGCCGAACACCATGAAGCGGTTGCGCCACTTCTCCGACCAGTTCTTGAGCACCGATGCGTTGACGACCGCGTTGTCCAGCGACAGCGAAATTTCGAGCACACACAGGACCGCGACGATCAGCATGTCCTTCACGCCGCCGAGGAGATAGGCCGCGACCAGCGCGAGCACCGTGAGCGACAGCGGGATC
This window contains:
- a CDS encoding TerD family protein; the protein is MINLSKGGRVNLSKEAPGTQKFRIGLGWDANATDTGTDFDLDVSVFLCKYDAQTNPKLISDQHFVFYNSEVRTMDRKETFIQPGDDFPKRGMPASKCMGVVHSGDNRTGSGDGDDEVIFIDVTKLAADVEEISVVVTIDQAEARRQNFGQVRNSYIQIADEVSGTVIAKYALEEDFSMETSVQVGSFYRRDGHFMFKAVGAGYNRGLGDFVRAYGGAV
- a CDS encoding DUF475 domain-containing protein, with amino-acid sequence MLKDFKIPLSLTVLALVAAYLLGGVKDMLIVAVLCVLEISLSLDNAVVNASVLKNWSEKWRNRFMVFGLPVAVFGMRLVFPLLIVAVIGHIGLWDALTLAVESPEKYAAVLTSAHHEVSAFGGAFLLMVFFKFMLDTEKDEHWIGFLEGPMRHLGRITALEVALTLAIVIVASFHVPAAEQVSFLLAGAFGVIGFVIAHGVGDLVGGEETGTRVVREGVAGFMYLEVLDSSFSFDGVIGAFALSNNIFLIALGLGVGAAYIREMTLVLLKKGTLAQYRYLEHGAFWAIGALATIMFLGVKFDVPEVVTGLIGAAMIAAAVWSSIVVQRKEDRTAVAGE